The Candidatus Dependentiae bacterium DNA window CAAAATTTGATGAACATGCTTGGCGTACAAAGACTATTAAGACAAGATTTTGATGACTATGGCGATTTTGGAGTAGAAGTTTAAAGATTTGTAAGTTGTATTTATTAACCAAATTTGGGGGATTTTTATGAAGAGTTTAAAGTATCTATTACTAGCTTCAATCTTAATACATGGATTTGTTAAAATCGAAGCAAAAACGTTAACATTAACAAATAACGATGATTTAAATAACGCAATTGAGCAGATAACAACTAAAGATAATGATATTACAAAATTAGTTATAAAAGCCTGCAAAATGAACGACACTGATGCAGAAATTTTGGCCGAAGCATTAACAAACCCAAACTGTAACGTTACCCAATTAAATATCAGCCAAAACTTTATACAAGAAGATGGAGCACAAGCCTTAGCGCAAGCATTACCAAAGAGTAAAATTACTAAATTAAATATCAGCACAAATTTTATTAATGATAAAGGAGCTAAAGCATTTGCTAATGCAATAAAAGATCCAAATTGCAAACTTACCAATCTAAACGCTTCTTCCAACAGTATCGGAGATGATGGTGCTCAAGCTTTAGCTAATGCATCAATGAATGAAAATAACAAAATAAGTAATTTAAATTTGAGTAATAATGAAATAACATCAGATGGAGCAAAGGCATTTGCTAACGCATTAAGAGATCCAAATTGCAAACTCATCAGATTGAATCTATCTAACAATATCATTGGTGACAAAGCGATTAACACTTTAAAAGAAGTATTAAAAACTATAAAAGATAGAATAGTACTTTTAAATGTAAAAAACAATTTAACTACACCTGATGAAAGTTCAAAGGATTCTGATATTTAATATAAGATCTTTAACAGACAAATTTAGGCCCTGCAAAGTTGCGGGGTCTTTTTTATTATAAAAAGATAGATCGAAAGTATGCGGCGCCGTACATCCCTTTTTAGGTTTTTTGATTTTCAAGATCTTTCAAAAAATATTTTAAAAATTAAAATAAATTTAAAAATTAAAAATATAAAAAACGTTCTATTGGTTATTTCTTTTTAACTTTATGCGAGTGCGTATTATTGGTTATTGGTTATTACTTATACTAATTAATCTATTTGATATATTTAATCTATTTCTTATTAATATAATTGTTTATTAATTTATTTATCTTACAATACTAACACTATACTAACACTATATGTTATGTGAATACATGTATAACAATATACCCATTTTATGTTTTGTTCTTTTTCTTATTCTTTTTCTTTTATTTTTATAATCCAATATTTTATTATACATCTATAGTTAACCCGAAATTACCCCAATATATACTTCTATATACCTCTATATATTTATATACCCATATTTCTTATATACTTTTATTTCTTATATATATGCTTATATATACTTTTATATATTTTCTTCTTTATATACTTTTTTCTTTTATTTTTTTTTCTTTTTCACGGAGTCGATTACCTCCTGCTACCAATAAAACATCCAGATCAATACTTTAAAACAACACTCTCAAATTTGCCCAAAAACAAGACTTTCGCATCTCTCCAATACCAACCTAGCCCCCTACTCATTCCACCACCCTTCTCATTCAATAAAACCCAACCCCACCCCCATTTCCTTTCTTATAAAAAGAGCAGGATGGTAGAGACGGAGTGCAAAATCGCGTTTTTTCAAAAAACCGAGATTAGCTACGCAAGCACCATACTGCAACAAATGTAGTAGATTATTAAATACACTTTTAATTATACGACACAGATTTAACTATAATTTAAGATTTTTAACGAATTTTTGGGGGTCAAAAATCCCAATTACTCCAAAATCATTAATCATAAAAATAACCTAAGTCTGTTACGCTAAGATTTTATATAAAAACTCTTGACAAATCTACATTGCAAGACTAAGATATTCTTAGTTTTTTATGATTACAAGTTAGGCTAAAACACAAATGAATCATTCATTTGTGAAAAACAACAAAGCATACAAAACTTGTTAAAAATAAAAAAAATATTTTAAAATATTTTGAAATTAAAACTTTAGTTATTTACTATAAAATTTTAATGCGAAGGGATTTAAATGGCAAAAATTATAGGTATAGACTTAGGAACCACAAATTCTGTAGTTTCATTTATGGAAGGCGGCGTAGCCAAAGTTATTCCAAATCAAGAAGGTAATAACACTACTCCTTCTATTGTTGCATACACCAAAGATGGTCAAAGACTGGTCGGATCTGTAGCAAAACGTCAGGCCGTGACAAACCCGGAAAACACAATTTTTTCCGCAAAAAGATATATTGGTAGAAAATTTTCAAATTTAACAAAAGAAGAAATTTCTCTGGCTCCATACAAACTTGTAGCCGGCAAAAATGACGATGTAGTAATAGAAGTACGTGGTGAACAAATAACACCACAAGAAATTTCTGCTGCAGTATTACAAAAATTAAAACAAGCAGCAGAGGATTATATCGGTGAAAAAATAACTGATGCTGTCATTACAGTTCCAGCGTATTTTAACGATGCTCAAAGACAGGCAACAAAAGATGCCGGAACAATTGCAGGCTTAAATGTTAAAAGAATTATTAATGAGCCAACAGCAGCTGCTCTTGCATACGGGATGGACAAAAAGAAAAATGAGACTATAGCTGTATTTGACTTTGGTGGCGGTACATTTGATATTTCCATATTGGAAGTCGGTGATGGTGTTGTAGAGGTAAAATCCACAAATGGCGACACGCTTTTGGGTGGAGACAATATAGATGCAAAATTAATCGACTATCTTGTTCAAGAATTTAAAAAAGAAAATGGAATAGATCTTACAAAAGACAAGATGGCATTGCAAAGACTTAAAGAAGCTGCTGAAAAAGCAAAAATTGAACTTTCAGCCACAACTGAAACAGAAATAAATTTACCATACATTACAGCAGATGCTAGTGGACCTAAACACTTAGTCATGAAATTATCCCGAGCAAAACTTGAAAATATTTGCGATGATATATTCAAGAAGTTATTTATTCCTTGTGAAAAAGCTATCAAAGATGCCGGAATAGAAAAAAATCAAATTGATGAAGTTGTCTTGGTTGGTGGTTCAACACGAATTCCTAAAGTTGTTGAGTTAGTAAAAAACTTCTTTGGCAAAGAACCAAACAAATCTGTAAACCCTGATGAAGTTGTTTCTATTGGTGCCGCAATTCAAGGTGGTGTTCTTGCAGGTGACGTTACAGACGTTTTACTTTTAGACGTTACGCCACTTTCTCTTGGAATTGAAACAATGGGTGGAATTGCAACAAAATTAATAGAACGAAACACAACAATACCTACAAAAAAATCTCAAGTTTTCTCAACAGCAGAAGACAATCAAACTGCTGTTGATATTCACATAGTTCAAGGTGAACGTGAATTTGCAAAAGATAATAAAACATTAGGAAGATTTAGACTCGATGGAATTCCTGCTGCTCCAAGAGGTATTCCACAAGTGGAAGTAACGTTCGATATAGATGCCAACGGCATAGTTCATGTTACAGCAAAAGATAAAGGCACAGGCAAAGAACAACATATTACCATTTCAAATTCTTCAGGTCTTTCTAAAGAAGAAGTTGAAAATTTGGTAAAACAAGCGCAACAACATGAAGCTGAAGATAAAAAACAAAAAGAAGTTGTTGAAAAACGTAATGCTTTAGACAATATGATTATGTCTATAGAAAAAACATTAAAAGATAATAAAGAAAAACTTCCGGCTGATGAAGTCTCAAAAGTTGAAACTGCTTTAGAAGAAGCACGAAAAGTATTTAAAGAATCTGAAAATGATGCTGAAAAATTGCAAAAAGCACATGATGATTTATTAGCCTCTTCACACAAAGTAGCTGAAATTCTTTATAAAGAGGCTCAAAGCAAAACTACACAGGATAATCAAGACAATAATCAAGATAACAGCACAGATAAAGATAAAAACTCCGGAGACACCGGCCCAATAGACGTTGATTCTGAGCAAAAGTAAAACATATTTAATTTTTGTATAATAATAGAAAGCCCGAGAAATTTCTCGGGCTTTCTATTATCTAGTTATTATAAAAATTCATACAGAAACACAATCTATCTTTTTTTGCTCAAAATTTTCAGTATTTCTTTTTTAAGTTCTTCTTTTTCCTTTTTTACTTTCTTATTTTTAAGAAGGCTATATGCAGTTTTTCCTTCTTTATTTTTTTCATTTATTTTTGCACCATTTTTTATTAATAATTCAACTACATTCTTATTTCCTAGATATGCTGCATACATTAATGCCGTCCAACCTTCTTTATTTTTTGCATTGATATCATCAATTTTTTTATCAATTAATAATTGTGCAAAATTTAATTTTCCATAAGTTGCTGCATACATTAAATATGTAGAATCTTTATTAACTGACTTATAAAAATCTTCCTTTGATAGTAATAAGTTAATTAATTCATTTTTTTCAATATTGGCTTCTACTAATTCTATTGCATCTATAAATCCCCATCCTTTATCAAACAACATATCCCATAATTTTAACGAAAAATTTTTAATTACATCAACTTTAATTGCTTCTTTCGCAGTATTTATCACTAATTCAAATTTTTTACCACGTTGAATATATTCTTTCAATTTTACCACCAATATGTCACACAATGATCCAAAAAAAACGTCAGAATTGTTTTCTATTTTTAGTAAAGCGGCTATTGCCTCTTCAAGTGCTTGATTTTTTTCTACCAATGCAGCAAATAAATCAAATGAGACTCTCTTAATATATGCATCTTCATCTTCAATTCCTTTATTCGCCGCATCAATTGCTTTCTTAAAGGCTTGATTTTTTTTTACCAATGCAATAAATAATTGCAATGAATCCATACGAATATATACATCTTCATCTTCAATTCCATTATTTGCCACAACAATTGCTTCCTTAAAGGATTGGCCGTTTTCCACCAATACCGTGAATAATTCAATTGCAGACTCTCGCAAATCTGAATTATTACTTTCAATATATTTATTTGCCGCAGCAATTGCTTGCTTAACCGCTTTATCCTTATCCACTAACATTTCAAATAAATGTAATGCCAAATCTTGCGCCTTTGAGTTATTGCTCTCATCAAATTTATTTGCAGTTTTTATTGCCTTATCAAATAATTTAGATTTTAATTCAACATCTTCAATACATTCAAATAGCATTACCCAAAAATGATGGGCTATAAAATTTTCATTTTCTGAATCGTCTCTTTCAATTTTAATATTTTCAGCAGTTCTTATTGCTTCATCGAATACCCTATCTTTAAACTTAATATTTTCAACCTTTACAACTGTGGTTAAAATACTCTTCCAATAACTTATGCCCTGATAATAATTATTTAATTCAAGGCATTTATTAGCGGCTTTTATTACATTATCAAATTCTTTATTTTTTAATTCAACATCTTCAATATTTCCGATTTTTTCTAAAAGCAAATTCCATAATAAATTTAAGGCAGCCTCTCTAGTTTGCTGATCTTTATAGTCTGTACCGCTTGTTATAAATTCTATCATAGCTTCAAATCCAAAACCCTTTTCAAGCAAAGCACTCCATAATTCAACAGCTTTATTGTGAATCATTATGTCATTGAATTTAATAGATTTTTTTGCAGTCTCAATTGCTTTTTCATTAAAATTATTTTTAAAATTTGAATAATTTTTCTTAACAAATTCTGTAAATTTTTGCACCAAATCAACATCCAAAAAATCTATACTTTCAATAAGATTTTTTACCAAGTCTATTATCAAATTATCGTCACTATTTAAATTTTTTTCTATAAATTTCAACCTATTTACCGGTCTTAAAAAATCAATCGCAAATATAGTATTCAATTTTGCATCTACAACATCTAAGATACCGGTCATCAATACAAAATTATCTCCTTTTATTATTTTATCTAATATTCTCTTATTTAATATTTCAGTTTGTTTATTTTCAATACTAGACTGAGGTATTTCAGCATGCCCACCGCTACTTCCATAATTTACATTTAAAATAAAACGAGATTCTTCTTTTTGCAAAAACCAAGAAAATTCACCGTTTACACTTCCGCTTTTATTATTTATATACAATCCGCAAGCTCTAATTGTATGTTCTAAAAATTTCTCAATAAAACCAGTCTTTAATATTTTTTTTTGATCATAATCAGAAAGGTCCAAATCCAAACATTTATTCAATCCAATTATGAAATTTTCAGCACAAGCTTTTAATTCATAACAAATCAAATCTTCATGATTAACATTATTTCTGTCTACAATTAAATAACTGCGCACATCTTTATCTATTCCAATAGTTATTTTTTTCAATAAATATTTTTCTTGATTGATATAAATTTCAACATTAGTAGCATTATCCAAATTTATTTCGTGATCCTTTGGTAAAATAATAAACCCAATTACATCTTCTTGTGTTTCAGGTTTATTAACACTTAAACCTTCTTTTGCCAAATTTTTATATACAAAATATTCTTTATTTGAAATAACTTCTGCCCAAGAATCATGAATATCTCTATCTTCAACATCTGTTGGCTTTTGTTTTTTATAAAATTCAAATATTTCTTTAAAATCTTTATTCAACTTATTGATATTAAATTCATCATTTCGAAACAATGCTATATTTATTAAATTTCTAAGTGTAGTATCTGCACAATCAGCATATCTAAAATTCCCATATCTAATCTCATATTTATATGTTGATATTTTTGGTAAAGCACCCTTGTACACCGCGCCTATTTGTTTCATCAATAAATACTCTATCGGAATTTGAGATTCAATAATATTATCTGTTTCCAATAAGTAACTTAAATTCGTATAATGCCAATTATCGCTGTCTAAAATTTCAATATCAACCAAATCTTCAATCTTTTTATCCAAACTACTAGCTATTGCATTAAAAAAAATTTTCAAATCATCTTTATTATCCATTTTTCTATATGCAAGAGCTTCAAGAACTAAAATAGTTGTTTTTTCGGGATAAAAATCTAATTTTTTTTTACTCTCTGATTTCCATATTAAATTTTTAATTTTATTTAAATTTTCATTAGCCTCTTTATTTTCTATCACTATATTAATTTTATTAAATTTATCCTCAAATTTTTTCTTACTTTTTATATCCAAATTTAATATAATTCCAATTATTTCCCCAATTGATTTTATATCTAAATATTTTGCCGCCTTTCTATCCAAATTTGTTTCTAAAAACTGCCCCTGATTTTCATGAAAAAACTCTTCAGCTAACTGCCTTATTGGATCATTTTTTGGCAATAATTTATAAAAATTCCAGATTGTATGTGCTTCCCATAATTTTGCCCCAAGCAAAGGTGATGCGATTTTATACTGCTCATCCTTTATGCAATCATAACTTCCAGCCATGTCTTCTGACGAGATAGCAAATAAACTTGGGGTTAAAAGAATCAAAATTAAATAAGTATAAAATTTTACTATTTTTGAAATATTCACAAAAAATCTCCCTTTTTTATTAAATTAAATTAAATTAAATTATTTTTTATATTACTTAAAACCAATATTTTAAAGCAATATTTTATACAAATGCACAATATTTTCACACTGTAATTTAAAAATATTGACAGCAAATACATGTAATATGCTAACTTGAAAATGCTATATATAATTTAAAATAAAAAAGTTTAGGGAGACGTAAAAATGATAAATCTAAGAAATATATATTCTATTCTTCTTGGTCCACCGATTTTAACAATACTAATTTTATCCGGTTGTTTTAAAAATAAAAAAGTTAATTGTAATAATAAAAATACTAAAAAAAGGGAGCTTTTATGCAAAAATGTTGCACAGAAAAAAAATGTAAAAAATGTGGACAGCCTGCATGCAAATGTAAGTGTAAATAGTTACTGACTAAAGTTTACATAAAAAAAGAGTGGATAAAATTTATCCACTCTTTTTTTATTGACGTTATATATTTTAAAATTTTTAAATACCAATATCTTTTAAAAACGCTTCTTGATTTGGCTCACGGCCAAGAAAATCTTTTAGCAAAATATCCGGATCAACACTTCCACCTTTTCCCAAGACCAAATTTATAAGTTTTTGGCCCATTTCAGGGTTCAAAAGACCTGATTTTTTAATGTTTTCAAACATATCAAGTGCAAAAACCTTGGACCACATATAACCATAATATTTTGCAGAATAACCCATTAAATGTCCGAATGATGCCTGCATATGAGTTTCAGGCTCAAAACGAACATTTTTCATATATTTTTCGTAAAGATCTTTATTTATTTTATCAATATTTTTATTCTGGCCACTCTTAAAACTTTCAAGAGAAAGTAATGATAATACAACCTGTCTTGTAACAAAATAGCCTAAATTTAGTTTTTTTAACTCAAGTTTTTTATCTATCAATTCATCCGGCAATGATTGACCGGTTTTATAATGTGAACTTACAAATTTAAGCATCTCTTTATCCCACATCCATTCTTCAAACATTTGAGATGGCAATTCTACAAAATCTTTTTTTACATTTGTTCCTGAAAAAGTTGTCAATTCAGTCTGCCCAAGTAACCCATGCATAGCATGACCAAACTCATGAAAAAATGTTTCAACGTCATTATGTTTTAAAAGAGCAGGCTTCTCTTTTGTGGCTTTTGGAAAATTGGCAATGACCATTATTACAGATGGTACTTCATGATCTTTATATTTTGTAGTCGTGATTATATCTATCATGCAAGCGTGTGAATATTTATTTTCTCTTGGATAAAGGTCCAAAAATAAATACCCCTTTAAATTTTTGCCATCTTTATCATAAATTTTTGCAACAACCACATCTTTATGCCATAAATCATTAACAGCAACCAATTCAAATTTTAAAGATAAAAATTTTTGATAAATTTCAAAAATTTTATTAATTGTATTTTCTACAGGAAAATATTCAGATATAACTCTTTCATCAATATCAAAATATTTTTTCTTATATGCCTCTACGACAAAAGAATAATCCCATGGGCTCATCTTACCATTTGCATCTAAAACAACACCTTCAGGCAAATCTTTTAAAAATAATTCAAATTCTTTATCCATTTTAATTATAGTCTTATCTGCAAGTTCCGTTAAAAATTTTTCAGCTCGTTCGGGATTTTTTGCCATCTGCGAATCTATATCCAATGCAGCAAAACTTTCAAATCCCAATAATTTTGCAAGTTCATCTCGTTTGTTTATAACCAAATTTAGATTTTCGATATTTTTAGGATAAGCTCTATTTTGAAATAAAAAATACAACTTTTTTCTTGTATTTGAATTTGTACAATTTTTTATTATTTCAAAATATGTAGGATAATCACATTTTAAAATATATTTTCCATTTTCAGTTTTACTTAGCGCATTTATAAAATCAGGCGTCATACCGGATAGCTCAAACTCTTCAACTTCTATAAAACTATTATCTGCATTAACATTTTTATCAAATTCAGATCTAAATTCAGAAATCTCTTTTTTCAATTCTTTTACTTGCAAAAATTTATCTGGCTGTAGATCAAAACCACTTCGCTTATAATCTTTCATCGATTCTTCTAAAAAATATTTCTCTTGCGCATTTAAATTTTCTTTTATCGAAATATCCTCTACATAAGCTTTAAATGAATTATAAATATCTTTATTAAAAAAAGTTTCAATACTAAATTTTTCAAGTTCTATTGAAATATCATGACATGCCTGTCTAATTTGGTCATCCGGACAAACAAACTCATAAGTTTGTAACGCATTAATTCCGGCTCCAAAACTAGCCTCCAATATATCAAGAGCTCTAGCAGTATTATCAAATGTTCTATCTTCCGGTTTTATATTTAAAAAATCTTTTATACCGGTTACAGAAAACTCTTTTAAATATTCAGATCTGGCTTTAATATCTGCTACCGATTTTGGAAACAAATTTACAACATCGTTTATATTTTTAAATTTTCCGGAAATAATTTCTTTATAATCTTGCATATTTATAACATCTTTCGAGCTGTTCAAAAAAGAACATCCTGATAAAGTTAAAACTAACCCCAAAATACAACTTTTCTTAAACTTAATCACTTTAAACTCCTTTTAAATAAAAAAAGACCGATAATAAATATCGGTCTTTAGTATAATTGAAATTTATAAAACTAAAAATCCATATAATCCGTTTGATTGACATCCATCGCAGAAATATTTCCTAATTCCGGATCAAATACAATTTGTGAATCATCAAGTTGCGATTTATCTTTTTCATCAAGATTTTCAAATTTTCGAACAATTAAATCAAATGGCAAACCTATATCATCAAAAAATGGCTCTAGATATGGCTTTATTTTATCCACAAATTGATTCCAATTATTTCTGATGCCCTCAATTCGTCTTAAAAAACCCATGATTTT harbors:
- a CDS encoding Zn-dependent oligopeptidase; amino-acid sequence: MIKFKKSCILGLVLTLSGCSFLNSSKDVINMQDYKEIISGKFKNINDVVNLFPKSVADIKARSEYLKEFSVTGIKDFLNIKPEDRTFDNTARALDILEASFGAGINALQTYEFVCPDDQIRQACHDISIELEKFSIETFFNKDIYNSFKAYVEDISIKENLNAQEKYFLEESMKDYKRSGFDLQPDKFLQVKELKKEISEFRSEFDKNVNADNSFIEVEEFELSGMTPDFINALSKTENGKYILKCDYPTYFEIIKNCTNSNTRKKLYFLFQNRAYPKNIENLNLVINKRDELAKLLGFESFAALDIDSQMAKNPERAEKFLTELADKTIIKMDKEFELFLKDLPEGVVLDANGKMSPWDYSFVVEAYKKKYFDIDERVISEYFPVENTINKIFEIYQKFLSLKFELVAVNDLWHKDVVVAKIYDKDGKNLKGYLFLDLYPRENKYSHACMIDIITTTKYKDHEVPSVIMVIANFPKATKEKPALLKHNDVETFFHEFGHAMHGLLGQTELTTFSGTNVKKDFVELPSQMFEEWMWDKEMLKFVSSHYKTGQSLPDELIDKKLELKKLNLGYFVTRQVVLSLLSLESFKSGQNKNIDKINKDLYEKYMKNVRFEPETHMQASFGHLMGYSAKYYGYMWSKVFALDMFENIKKSGLLNPEMGQKLINLVLGKGGSVDPDILLKDFLGREPNQEAFLKDIGI
- the dnaK gene encoding molecular chaperone DnaK — its product is MAKIIGIDLGTTNSVVSFMEGGVAKVIPNQEGNNTTPSIVAYTKDGQRLVGSVAKRQAVTNPENTIFSAKRYIGRKFSNLTKEEISLAPYKLVAGKNDDVVIEVRGEQITPQEISAAVLQKLKQAAEDYIGEKITDAVITVPAYFNDAQRQATKDAGTIAGLNVKRIINEPTAAALAYGMDKKKNETIAVFDFGGGTFDISILEVGDGVVEVKSTNGDTLLGGDNIDAKLIDYLVQEFKKENGIDLTKDKMALQRLKEAAEKAKIELSATTETEINLPYITADASGPKHLVMKLSRAKLENICDDIFKKLFIPCEKAIKDAGIEKNQIDEVVLVGGSTRIPKVVELVKNFFGKEPNKSVNPDEVVSIGAAIQGGVLAGDVTDVLLLDVTPLSLGIETMGGIATKLIERNTTIPTKKSQVFSTAEDNQTAVDIHIVQGEREFAKDNKTLGRFRLDGIPAAPRGIPQVEVTFDIDANGIVHVTAKDKGTGKEQHITISNSSGLSKEEVENLVKQAQQHEAEDKKQKEVVEKRNALDNMIMSIEKTLKDNKEKLPADEVSKVETALEEARKVFKESENDAEKLQKAHDDLLASSHKVAEILYKEAQSKTTQDNQDNNQDNSTDKDKNSGDTGPIDVDSEQK
- a CDS encoding ankyrin repeat domain-containing protein translates to MNISKIVKFYTYLILILLTPSLFAISSEDMAGSYDCIKDEQYKIASPLLGAKLWEAHTIWNFYKLLPKNDPIRQLAEEFFHENQGQFLETNLDRKAAKYLDIKSIGEIIGIILNLDIKSKKKFEDKFNKINIVIENKEANENLNKIKNLIWKSESKKKLDFYPEKTTILVLEALAYRKMDNKDDLKIFFNAIASSLDKKIEDLVDIEILDSDNWHYTNLSYLLETDNIIESQIPIEYLLMKQIGAVYKGALPKISTYKYEIRYGNFRYADCADTTLRNLINIALFRNDEFNINKLNKDFKEIFEFYKKQKPTDVEDRDIHDSWAEVISNKEYFVYKNLAKEGLSVNKPETQEDVIGFIILPKDHEINLDNATNVEIYINQEKYLLKKITIGIDKDVRSYLIVDRNNVNHEDLICYELKACAENFIIGLNKCLDLDLSDYDQKKILKTGFIEKFLEHTIRACGLYINNKSGSVNGEFSWFLQKEESRFILNVNYGSSGGHAEIPQSSIENKQTEILNKRILDKIIKGDNFVLMTGILDVVDAKLNTIFAIDFLRPVNRLKFIEKNLNSDDNLIIDLVKNLIESIDFLDVDLVQKFTEFVKKNYSNFKNNFNEKAIETAKKSIKFNDIMIHNKAVELWSALLEKGFGFEAMIEFITSGTDYKDQQTREAALNLLWNLLLEKIGNIEDVELKNKEFDNVIKAANKCLELNNYYQGISYWKSILTTVVKVENIKFKDRVFDEAIRTAENIKIERDDSENENFIAHHFWVMLFECIEDVELKSKLFDKAIKTANKFDESNNSKAQDLALHLFEMLVDKDKAVKQAIAAANKYIESNNSDLRESAIELFTVLVENGQSFKEAIVVANNGIEDEDVYIRMDSLQLFIALVKKNQAFKKAIDAANKGIEDEDAYIKRVSFDLFAALVEKNQALEEAIAALLKIENNSDVFFGSLCDILVVKLKEYIQRGKKFELVINTAKEAIKVDVIKNFSLKLWDMLFDKGWGFIDAIELVEANIEKNELINLLLSKEDFYKSVNKDSTYLMYAATYGKLNFAQLLIDKKIDDINAKNKEGWTALMYAAYLGNKNVVELLIKNGAKINEKNKEGKTAYSLLKNKKVKKEKEELKKEILKILSKKR